The sequence GAGGGGAGCAACCTGGATTTGATGGTAAATTGCAGGCGGAAACCACCGAAGTGGTGACTGGTGAATTTCAAGTAATAGGAAACCAGGAACTTGCGGATCTATAAGCAGATAAGGGGTAGCGGCTGTTTCCCAAAGCACGGATACCTCCGAATAGCCGTCTAATCCGCATTTGCAATGCGGACTGCAGAGAGTGGCATTTGTACGGCTACTATTTTCACATGATTGTCCCACATGCATTCGATAGCATTTAGAGAGCACCTGCCTGCCTTTCGCCTTTAGGCAGGTGCTCTGCGCTTTTACTGGGAGCGCAATGAGGCCCATTTATGAGACAGGCTCGTTTTTGGAAATGACTCGTGAGGACAATAAGGTCAAATTGGAAGGATTACCATTTACTCCAAATAGACCAATGCCAAGGTCTCCCAGCCGCTAAGGTCTTTGTTGTGGCCGACTTTCTCCATGGCTTGTGCTATTTTGTTTTTAAATGCCCAGCAGGTTTCCCGCCTTAGGTCCAAAATTTCGGATAGTTCGTTTAGGGTTAGCTCTACATCTTTTCTATTGCTGAGGTACAGGATATAGAAGGCTTTTTCAATGGGGAATTTTAATTTATGGAAAAGGGTTTCGGCAGTGGGAGATTCATAGTAATTACAGTTTTTACATCTCCTGCCATGGTTATTGTCTTCGTTGGATTTGTTATACCCACATTTTTTACAGACAAATTTTTGTTGCCACTTTAATTCTGAAAGAAATTTCAAGCAGGCCTCTTTGTTAGGGAAGACTTTTTTAAAGTCTTCAAAATCAAATCCTCTCATCAGCGCCATATCTTTGGTAATTTCTTCTACATTGCTCCGGAGTTTGTCGTTGTTTTCCTTAAGGTACCGGTTGATATTTGAAATCTGCGCATTGAGTTCCTCAAGTTTAAGGTTTGTCGTTTGAAGTACCACATTTTTTTGGGCCAGGGCAGTGGCCATGTTTTCGATTTCTTCAGTGCGCTCCTTAACCTTTTGGTGGAGCCTATTGTTCATTTCATAGGTAACCCGGTTTTTTTCTTCCAAGGCGGTGGTCTTCTCAATGTTGGCTTTTTTGTATTCTTCTTGGAGATACTTTATCTGATTTAAGATGGACAGTGAAAACAAGACCATTTCTATAATGATGACTGGATGCACAAAGTACCAATTCAAGATCGGGTCATTAAACAATGCAAACGCACGTGTATAGCTATGGAAAATGATAAGGAAAAGGCAAACATAAGCCAATGTATAAGACAAAGAAAACCTTCCTATGGAAAGCAGTGATCTCAAGCCAATGGTAAAGGGAACCAATAATATCAGAAAGGATATGACCATATAGGGGATGGCATCCATCACCATTCCATAATTTTGGTTAAGAAACATGCCCATCATAATGGCAATAGCTGCAACCGTCAGGGGTTTCAATATTGGGGTCTTCTTATATTTCTGGACAAAGAAATAGGAAAAAAGCAACGTGGAGATGATGACAATGAGCTCTGTCAAACTACTGAAATTGGTGATGGTATTGATCCAAGGCACTGATGGCCATAGGTACTGGAAGCCAAGACCATCCCGTCCCAAAGAAAACCAAATGCTGGACACGATCAAGATGGAGGAAAACAGGTACAGGTTTTCCTTCAGTTTTATGACAAGGTAGACATGTAAGGTCAGGATGAGCACCAATATCCCATAATAGAGCCCCAGGAAGAAATATTCATTAAGTGAATGAGAAATAAAATTGTCATTGGTTCGAAGATGAAATGAAAAGGTCAAGGGATAGCTTCTTCGAATTTTAATGAAATACGTCTTGGTTTCTCCAGGGCGAATGTTAAGAAAATAATTGAAGTTTTTGTGAAGGATGTCGCGGTCATCAAAAGGATAATCATATCCTGCTTTCATGGGAAAATAACCTGATTCCCCCTGCGGAGAAAAAAAGGTGATTTCGTCGAGGTCGTATCCCCATGATTCAAAATACCAACCGTAGTGATCGTTTTGTTGCTGATTGGCCACAGTCATCCTGATCCATAAGAAGTCATTGAGATGTCCATAGACGACATGGGGATCCGTTATATGACTAAACTTCTCTTGGAATTCTAAAGAAGCTACCTGTTCGATACCCAAAGAATTGGTGGTGTCAATAAAATAATCAAGGTTTTGGATAATTTCCGGGATCCATTTGACATCCTTCTGTAGATGGATGACCGAGTGCTCTTCTGCCTTTAGTGCTGACACCAAAGAAAACAGAAACAGTACTATCATCGGAAAATGGAGGGGTAGTCTATTCACGGTTATCTTGCTGGGTATTTCATAAAGATTAATATCGAATATAATGATAACTATAATTTCAACCTAGGTTAAATTGCCTTTAGATGAAAAAAGAAAGTTTATAGAGAGAATGAGCCATTTCTATTCTTAAGCATAATCACGCCATCAGGCCATCCATTCAGATTGTTTTTGTAGATAAATAACGTAAGTAGTTGATAGTTAGTGATTTTATCTATCCGCAACAGGGCTAGCTATTTCGAAGGCTAATTTATTGGTTCATACCCTTAATTTTGGGAATACGGTTTGCGTGAGCCTTTCCACAAAGCGTTTTAAAGATTTTTTTCCCTTCATGTAAATGTGGTTATAGATTTAATTTATTGGTTTTCAGTGTTTTGTGTATTTTTTGAGGGTTTCAAATATATCACGTAGAAGCCTATATTTGATCATGAATCCATTCTGAAATAGATTATAGATGGATATCCAATACCTAAAACATAACCCTAATAACCAATGAAACTTTTCATTATACCAGTGGTATTATTTGGTCTATGGTCATGCGTCTTCCCGCTGAGCAGGGATCAGCAGGCCCAATCAGGTCTCAAAGACCTGTTTTATGATGATTTTTATATAGGGGCAGCATTGTCCGGAAATGATGTCAGGGAGCAGCCCACATCAATGGTCATGACATTGAGTAATCATTTCAACAGCTTGAGTCCGGAAAATCTGATGAAGTGGCAGAGCATTCATCCGGATTCCGGAAAATTTCAATTTGTTCAGGCGGATCGGTATGTGGAATTGGGGAAAAGGCTGGGTTGCCATTTGGTGGGACATACGCTGGTATGGCATAAACAAACTCCTGAATGGGTTTTCAAAGACCAAGGAGGGATGCCCAGGTCGTCAAAAGACCTCTCAGCCATGATGCAAGACCATATTCAAAATGTCATGGGACATTTTAAGGGGAGTGTCAAAACCTGGGATGTGGTAAATGAAGCTTTTACCGATGAGGGGGACTTTAGGCCCTCA comes from Echinicola vietnamensis DSM 17526 and encodes:
- a CDS encoding 7TM-DISM domain-containing protein, which gives rise to MNRLPLHFPMIVLFLFSLVSALKAEEHSVIHLQKDVKWIPEIIQNLDYFIDTTNSLGIEQVASLEFQEKFSHITDPHVVYGHLNDFLWIRMTVANQQQNDHYGWYFESWGYDLDEITFFSPQGESGYFPMKAGYDYPFDDRDILHKNFNYFLNIRPGETKTYFIKIRRSYPLTFSFHLRTNDNFISHSLNEYFFLGLYYGILVLILTLHVYLVIKLKENLYLFSSILIVSSIWFSLGRDGLGFQYLWPSVPWINTITNFSSLTELIVIISTLLFSYFFVQKYKKTPILKPLTVAAIAIMMGMFLNQNYGMVMDAIPYMVISFLILLVPFTIGLRSLLSIGRFSLSYTLAYVCLFLIIFHSYTRAFALFNDPILNWYFVHPVIIIEMVLFSLSILNQIKYLQEEYKKANIEKTTALEEKNRVTYEMNNRLHQKVKERTEEIENMATALAQKNVVLQTTNLKLEELNAQISNINRYLKENNDKLRSNVEEITKDMALMRGFDFEDFKKVFPNKEACLKFLSELKWQQKFVCKKCGYNKSNEDNNHGRRCKNCNYYESPTAETLFHKLKFPIEKAFYILYLSNRKDVELTLNELSEILDLRRETCWAFKNKIAQAMEKVGHNKDLSGWETLALVYLE